From a region of the Pseudanabaena sp. PCC 7367 genome:
- a CDS encoding DUF4278 domain-containing protein, producing the protein MKLTYRGIAYNSHREVLATTKSRTDLNFMGAHYRMAGAEKAASRRTEKLMFMGVAY; encoded by the coding sequence ATGAAACTAACCTACCGAGGCATCGCCTACAACAGCCATCGTGAAGTATTGGCCACCACCAAAAGCCGCACCGACTTGAACTTCATGGGTGCTCACTACCGCATGGCTGGCGCCGAAAAAGCCGCCTCCCGCCGCACCGAAAAGCTGATGTTCATGGGTGTCGCCTACTAG
- a CDS encoding CHASE2 domain-containing protein, which yields MRSRSKLRFETGKFIKAGIAAIAVTVVVVALRFAGAFQLWELVTLDRFFQLAPAQNHPERVVIVAIDETFIRTNGTWPMPDADLATVIEQISAQQPVAIGLDIYRDLPVEPGHQKLVEIYQTTPNLIGIEKVTSDEQAGIVAPPPELEALDQVAFNDVVLDDDGTLRRALLSIRIENDEIYLSLPLRLALMYLEREGIFIKPIDAEQSTVGLGRAVFESLTRNDGGYVRADDNGYQIMLNYHRHTCQEQANCEVFKTVSIADVLAGKVEPDLFRDRLVLIGSTAESIKDRFFTPFTHSNLTAAPGVEIHAYIIDHLLAAAIDGQPVLYGWAEPQEIIWILVWAAVGGTIGVWFISDRWRGLLVFAIALGLVLVLPYGLFLIGSWGPLPPALIALLGAAIVTVGWLLLDNLKRSYRQLSEYSRTLEQRVLERTAELAENNRLLEIEIKERITIQDQLQAAKAAAEAANIAKSRFLANMSHEIRTPINGIIGMMDLLQYTPLNAEQTDFLSTMRNSTQSLMLVINDILDLSKLEAGQMQLELKRFKLNDCVEGVMELMAGQASQKQLEMAIYIAPDVPLHLVGDAYRLRQVLTNLVSNAIKFTEKGVIKTTLKLGYVTADTVEVRFEVSDTGIGIAANKQNVLFQSFSQVDISTTRKYGGTGLGLAICKQIVGLMMGEIGVESESGQGSTFWFTAVFAKVKFKPDRQPRQLFAAHQSLAGVRLVIIEPSKTTRQIVENYARVWGMKVDSFATIRAALLFKQNLQQNLQQDLAPNFKLADGGDAHDSHLPRNLGWDFGVVSLDALDSWVASQADYEDDTLGKALEQVGPPGAIELELDYCIPPELKELVIEHSHVCWLVVADVKRRDQADKLVIIDRAYAFVIKPLRAARLLGCFLGMAEGEPFEAVLDDMGTTGKFLPDSDPSQAKIRVLLVEDNPVNQKVARKQLERLGYEVTCVDDGQKALVALIPAGYANLDTNIEAKAREGVGAIANLPPPEFDVVLMDCQMPRLDGYEATRRLRAWEEQLYRQHVPRHMVVVGLTANAMKGDREKCLAAGMDDYLSKPVVMNDLNSTLKRWLSNRVTS from the coding sequence ATGAGATCGAGATCCAAGTTACGTTTTGAAACTGGCAAGTTTATCAAGGCTGGAATTGCCGCGATCGCCGTGACGGTGGTGGTGGTGGCTTTGCGGTTTGCTGGTGCTTTTCAACTGTGGGAATTAGTCACCCTCGATCGCTTTTTTCAACTAGCGCCAGCGCAGAACCATCCTGAACGGGTGGTGATAGTGGCGATCGATGAAACCTTTATTCGCACCAACGGAACCTGGCCAATGCCCGATGCAGATCTGGCCACCGTGATCGAGCAAATTAGCGCCCAACAGCCGGTGGCGATCGGTTTGGATATCTATCGTGATTTGCCAGTGGAACCAGGGCATCAAAAATTGGTGGAGATCTATCAAACCACGCCCAACCTGATTGGCATCGAAAAGGTGACCAGTGATGAACAGGCTGGCATAGTAGCACCGCCGCCCGAACTCGAAGCGCTAGACCAGGTGGCTTTTAATGATGTGGTGCTGGATGATGATGGCACCCTGCGCCGTGCCCTGTTATCAATTCGGATTGAGAATGATGAAATTTATTTAAGCTTGCCCTTGCGTTTGGCGTTGATGTATTTAGAGCGCGAAGGCATTTTTATAAAGCCGATCGATGCTGAGCAGTCCACTGTGGGTTTGGGTAGGGCTGTCTTTGAGTCTTTGACCAGGAATGATGGTGGCTATGTCAGGGCTGATGACAATGGCTATCAAATCATGCTGAATTATCATCGCCACACTTGTCAGGAACAGGCAAATTGTGAAGTGTTTAAAACGGTGTCGATCGCTGATGTGTTGGCTGGCAAAGTTGAACCAGATTTATTCCGCGATCGGCTTGTATTAATTGGCTCAACGGCAGAAAGCATCAAGGATCGCTTTTTTACCCCCTTCACCCACAGCAACTTAACCGCGGCACCGGGGGTAGAAATTCATGCCTACATTATTGATCATCTGCTGGCGGCGGCGATCGATGGGCAACCGGTGCTCTATGGTTGGGCTGAACCTCAGGAAATTATTTGGATTCTGGTTTGGGCGGCGGTAGGCGGAACGATCGGGGTTTGGTTTATTAGTGATCGCTGGCGCGGTCTATTGGTGTTTGCGATCGCCCTGGGGCTGGTTTTGGTTTTGCCCTATGGATTGTTTTTGATTGGTTCCTGGGGGCCGTTGCCGCCGGCGTTGATTGCCCTGTTGGGGGCAGCGATCGTAACCGTGGGCTGGTTGCTGTTAGATAATTTAAAACGTTCCTATCGTCAGCTCTCAGAATATTCCCGCACCCTGGAACAACGGGTATTGGAGCGTACCGCCGAACTGGCCGAAAATAATCGATTGCTGGAGATAGAGATTAAAGAACGGATCACCATCCAGGATCAACTACAAGCAGCCAAAGCCGCCGCCGAAGCCGCTAATATTGCCAAAAGCCGCTTTTTAGCGAACATGAGCCATGAGATTCGCACGCCGATCAATGGCATCATCGGCATGATGGATCTGCTGCAATATACACCGCTGAATGCGGAGCAGACTGATTTCTTGAGTACAATGCGCAACTCGACCCAGAGTTTGATGCTGGTGATCAATGATATTCTCGATCTCTCGAAGCTGGAAGCGGGGCAGATGCAGCTAGAGCTGAAACGCTTTAAGCTGAATGATTGCGTTGAAGGGGTGATGGAATTAATGGCGGGGCAGGCCAGCCAGAAACAACTGGAAATGGCGATCTACATTGCCCCAGACGTGCCATTGCATCTGGTTGGTGATGCCTATCGCTTGCGGCAGGTGTTGACTAATTTGGTCAGTAATGCAATCAAGTTTACGGAAAAAGGGGTAATCAAAACCACCCTGAAACTAGGATACGTTACCGCTGATACGGTGGAAGTGCGCTTTGAGGTGAGCGATACAGGAATTGGGATCGCCGCTAATAAGCAAAATGTGTTATTTCAATCCTTTTCCCAGGTAGATATTTCCACCACCCGCAAATATGGTGGCACTGGTTTGGGCTTAGCAATCTGTAAGCAGATTGTGGGGCTGATGATGGGTGAAATCGGCGTGGAAAGTGAATCGGGGCAGGGCTCAACGTTCTGGTTCACGGCGGTTTTTGCCAAGGTCAAGTTCAAGCCCGATCGCCAGCCCAGGCAGTTGTTTGCGGCGCATCAAAGTTTGGCTGGGGTGCGCCTGGTAATCATTGAGCCCAGCAAAACCACCCGTCAGATTGTTGAGAATTATGCCAGGGTGTGGGGTATGAAAGTAGATAGCTTTGCTACGATTCGGGCGGCGTTGCTATTCAAGCAAAATTTACAGCAAAACTTACAGCAAGATTTAGCCCCAAATTTTAAATTGGCAGATGGTGGTGATGCCCATGATTCCCACCTCCCCCGTAACCTTGGTTGGGATTTTGGTGTGGTGAGCCTGGATGCTCTGGATAGTTGGGTTGCCTCGCAAGCTGATTATGAGGATGATACTTTGGGCAAAGCCCTAGAGCAGGTGGGGCCACCGGGGGCGATCGAACTGGAGCTAGATTATTGCATTCCACCGGAATTAAAAGAATTAGTGATTGAACATAGCCATGTTTGCTGGTTGGTGGTGGCGGATGTGAAGCGCCGCGATCAGGCAGATAAGCTGGTGATTATCGATCGCGCCTATGCCTTTGTGATCAAACCCTTGCGGGCTGCTCGGTTGCTCGGTTGCTTTTTGGGTATGGCTGAAGGTGAGCCCTTTGAAGCGGTCTTGGATGATATGGGTACGACTGGCAAGTTCTTGCCTGATTCTGATCCTTCCCAGGCCAAGATTCGGGTGCTGTTGGTGGAAGATAATCCGGTCAATCAAAAGGTAGCACGTAAACAGTTGGAACGCTTGGGCTATGAAGTGACCTGTGTGGATGATGGCCAAAAGGCACTGGTGGCCTTGATTCCGGCGGGTTATGCCAATCTGGATACTAATATTGAAGCCAAGGCGAGGGAGGGTGTAGGCGCGATCGCCAACTTGCCGCCACCTGAATTTGATGTGGTACTGATGGATTGCCAGATGCCGCGTCTGGATGGGTATGAGGCCACCAGGCGTTTACGTGCTTGGGAGGAGCAGTTATATCGACAACATGTGCCCCGGCATATGGTGGTGGTGGGGTTGACGGCGAATGCGATGAAGGGCGATCGGGAAAAGTGTCTGGCGGCGGGGATGGATGATTATTTGAGTAAGCCGGTGGTGATGAATGACCTTAATTCTACGCTGAAGCGGTGGTTGAGTAATAGGGTAACCAGCTAG
- a CDS encoding type II toxin-antitoxin system Phd/YefM family antitoxin, translated as MDSMTYASFKENLASALDKVNDDHAPILITRPNGKSAVVMSVEDFDGYEETAYLMASPKNAERLLKSLAEVKAGKVVQRDLIKP; from the coding sequence ATGGATAGCATGACCTATGCCTCTTTTAAGGAAAACTTAGCCAGTGCCCTGGATAAAGTAAACGATGATCACGCACCAATTCTGATTACCCGCCCGAATGGTAAGTCTGCTGTGGTAATGTCAGTGGAAGATTTCGATGGATATGAAGAAACCGCTTATTTAATGGCTAGCCCGAAGAATGCAGAAAGGTTACTAAAATCACTAGCTGAAGTGAAGGCTGGAAAGGTAGTGCAGCGAGACTTAATCAAACCATGA